From Etheostoma cragini isolate CJK2018 chromosome 14, CSU_Ecrag_1.0, whole genome shotgun sequence, the proteins below share one genomic window:
- the LOC117956869 gene encoding XK-related protein 8-like codes for MGVFKYSLIDFLLVCVGLLFLLLDIVLDVYAVVSFYQEEAYVSLGILLLFLLGSSFLVQAFSWLWYSYEHFERLTKVEKCLSQCQLKILHVFQLGIYFRHAGVVEISLRSFFSKEKAEPGSFAVYLSHDLSMLRLIETFSESAPQLVLMLTIIMQRGELSAVAVLKAFGSASAIASSVTMYHRSLRSFLPDKEKQQMISSAVYFLWNLFLISSRLTALGLFASMLPCFIFTHFFCSWVVLFFFVWRSKTNFMDSPCGEWLYRATVGLILYFDWFNVVEGRTRYRTMLYHGYMFVDISLLCSLWCWKMITEPPYFEIQPLYACITAVIVIAVYILGLLSKMIYYRCYHPNLAKGELKGDTTKGSKAGQGPTGMSAFAEDEVDFPMSQLRVTHIDHDPEEDVTNRSGPSPPAPDIKRCNKRMRKLAENFYS; via the exons ATGGGTGTGTTTAAGTACTCTCTAATAGACTTCCTCTTAGTTTGCGTGGGTCTGCTGTTCCTCCTGCTGGACATAGTGCTGGATGTATATGCTGTTGTGTCTTTCTACCAGGAAGAGGCTTATGTGAGCCTCGGTATCCTGCTGCTGTTCCTCCTGGGCTCGTCCTTTCTTGTTCAGGCCTTCAGCTGGCTGTGGTACAGCTACGAGCACTTTGAGAGGCTGACGAAGGTTGAGAAATGCCTGAGCCAGTGCCAGCTCAAGATTCTTCATGTGTTCCAGCTGGGAATCTACTTCAG GCATGCAGGTGTCGTAGAGATCTCTTTACGGAGTTTCTTCTCGAAGGAGAAGGCTGAGCCCGGGAGTTTTGCTGTGTACCTGAGCCACGACCTGAGCATGCTGCGGCTCATAGAGACCTTTTCAGAGAGCGCCCCTCAGCTCGTCCTCATGCTCACCATCATTATGCAGCGCGGCGAGCTCAGCGCTGTGGCAG tGTTGAAGGCCTTTGGGTCCGCCTCAGCCATCGCCTCCAGTGTGACCATGTACCACCGCTCCCTGCGCTCCTTCCTGCCCGACAAGGAGAAGCAGCAGATGATTTCATCGGCGGTCTACTTCCTCTGGAACCTGTTTCTCATCTCGTCTCGCCTCACCGCACTCGGCCTCTTTGCCTCCATGCTGCCGTGCTTCATCTTCACCCACTTCTTTTGCTCTTGGGTGGTTTTATTCTTCTTCGTCTGGCGATCCAAGACAAACTTCATGGATAGCCCTTGCGGAGAATGGCTTTACCGAGCAACTGTGGGcctcattttgtattttgactGGTTTAATGTGGTTGAGGGGAGGACAAGGTACAGGACTATGCTCTATCACGGGTACATGTTTGTTGACATTTCGCTCCTCTGCAGTTTGTGGTGCTGGAAGATGATAACAGAACCGCCTTATTTTGAAATTCAACCCCTGTATGCTTGCATCACTGCTGTCATTGTGATTGCAGTTTACATCCTTGGTCTCTTATCAAAAATGATATATTATCGCTGCTACCATCCAAACCTTGCTAAAGGGGAGTTGAAAGGGGACACCACTAAAGGGTCCAAAGCTGGACAGGGACCTACTGGGATGAGCGCCTTTGCTGAAGATGAGGTAGACTTTCCTATGTCCCAACTCAGGGTTACACACATAGACCATGACCCAGAGGAAGACGTTACAAATCGTAGCGGACCCAGCCCACCAGCACCCGACATCAAGCGCTGCAATAAAAGAATGAGGAAGTTGGCTGAAAACTTCTACTCCTGA
- the xkr8.3 gene encoding XK-related protein 8.3, with translation MERATFSKYSWVDFFFSVIGVCTFLVDWGSDVWVATEFYCRGELFWFWVVVGLMVLSSVVVQMFSWFWFKYDRQLQMFSARTEGGTVFFRDQVKLSCVLHVLQLGFLCRHISAIRQGFRVWWRKEEGSEYAVYLTHDLSMLRLIETFCESAPQLTLMIYVMLHTNKARTVQFVSIAASTTSIAWMVVDYHRSLRSFLPDKAKQGWCSSLIYFLWNLLLIAPRVMALALFASVLSGYIAAHFLMLGLIFVLWAWRQGTDFMDSVGGEWLYRATVGLIWYFSWFNVAEGQTRGRSIIYHSFITTDGGILLVTWWCYRDPVQTESYALTLLINLLVIYLLGLLFKTLYYCCFHPKLWRPPVREPGLPDDLPDAEVSFRDVSIQDGTLSPQLLNKRMACHAAHFYSEQGVIRNTDSTNRAEPSNL, from the exons ATGGAGCGCGcgactttttcaaaatactccTGGGTcgattttttcttctctgtgatCGGAGTGTGTACGTTTTTGGTGGACTGGGGCTCGGACGTCTGGGTGGCCACCGAGTTTTACTGCCGCGGGGAATTGTTCTGGTTCTGGGTGGTGGTCGGCCTCATGGTCCTGTCGTCAGTCGTCGTCCAGATGTTCAGCTGGTTCTGGTTCAAGTATGACCGACAGCTGCAGATGTTCAGCGCGCGGACCGAAGGAGGAACCGTGTTCTTCAGGGACCAAGTGAAGCTCTCCTGCGTGTTACATGTGCTGCAGCTGGGTTTCCTTTGCAG GCACATCTCCGCCATACGCCAAGGCTTCAGGGTCTGGTGGCGGAAAGAGGAAGGGTCGGAGTACGCTGTTTACCTGACACACGACCTCAGCATGCTCCGGCTTATCGAGACATTCTGCGAGAGTGCTCCTCAGCTCACTCTGATGATCTACGTCAtgctgcacacaaacaaagccaGGACTGTTCAGT TTGTGAGCATTGCTGCATCAACCACTTCCATAGCCTGGATGGTGGTGGATTACCACCGCTCCCTGCGCTCCTTCCTCCCTGACAAGGCCAAGCAGGGCTGGTGTTCCTCTTTGATCTACTTCCTGTGGAACCTGCTGCTAATTGCCCCACGTGTGATGGCCCTTGCTCTCTTTGCCTCAGTCCTGTCCGGGTACATCGCTGCCCACTTCTTGATGCTGGGGCTCATCTTTGTGTTGTGGGCCTGGCGACAAGGGACAGACTTCATGGACAGCGTCGGTGGGGAGTGGCTCTACCGGGCCACCGTAGGGCTTATTTGGTACTTCAGCTGGTTTAATGTAGCAGAGGGTCAGACCAGAGGCAGGAGCATCATCTATCATTCTTTCATCACCACTGATGGAGGAATCCTGCTGGTGACTTGGTGGTGTTACAGGGACCCTGTCCAGACTGAGTCATACGCCCTCACTCTGCTCATCAATCTACTTGTCATCTACCTCTTGGGACTGCTCTTTAAAACCCTCTACTACTGCTGCTTCCACCCCAAGCTGTGGAGGCCACCGGTGAGGGAGCCAGGACTGCCCGATGATCTTCCTGATGCAGAAGTGTCCTTTAGAGACGTCTCCATCCAGGACGGCACCCTGTCCCCCCAGCTCCTCAACAAACGCATGGCCTGCCATGCTGCTCATTTTTACTCCGAGCAAGGAGTCATTAGAAACACTGATAGCACAAACAGAGCGGAGCCGTCAAATCtgtga
- the srsf4 gene encoding serine/arginine-rich splicing factor 4, whose protein sequence is MSRVYIGRLSYRAREKDVERFFKGYGKILEVDLKNGYGFVEFDDPRDADDAVYDLNGKELCGERVIVEHTKGPRRDGGYGGGGGGGSGGGGGGGGSGSGSGRSGYGRWGRDRYGPPIRTDYRLIVENLSSRCSWQDLKDYMRQAGEVTYADTHKGRKNEGVIEFRLYSDMKRALEKLDGTEVNGRKIRLIEDRPGARRKRSYSRSRSHSRSRSRSRRSRKSRSRSESSSRSRSHSRAASNSRSRSRSKKNKIKSKKEEEERSNGAPKNKDRSRSRSPKSKKSKKDGKKNKKDDSRSRSRSRSRSRSRSGIKDRSRKSGSKGRAQPKSDDEGAEPQRGSRSRSRSPAESKSRARSKSKSKSKSRSPSPAKARSRSRSASRSESRSKSRSQSRSRSRSRS, encoded by the exons ATGTCGAGGGTGTACATCGGAAGATTGAGCTACAGGGCCAGAGAAAAGGACGTGGAGAGGTTCTTCAAAGGATACGGGAAGATACTAGAAGTCGATCTGAAAAATGG GTATGGGTTTGTTGAATTTGATGACCCCCGTGATGCAGATGATGCTGTGTATGACTTGAACGGCAAGGAGTTGTGTGGGGAAAGGGTCATTGTGGAGCACACCAAGGGACCCCGTCGTGATGGAGGttatggtggtggtggtggtggtggtagtggaggaggaggaggcggcggcGGCAGTGGAAGCGGAAGCGGAAGAA GTGGATATGGACGGTGGGGAAGAGACAGATATGGTCCACCTATACGGACAGATTATCGGCTCATTGTTGAGAATCTTTCCAGCCGCTGCAGCTGGCAGGACCTGAAG gacTACATGAGGCAGGCAGGGGAGGTGACTTATGCTGACACCCACAAGGGCCGGAAAAATGAGGGGGTGATAGAGTTCAGGCTCTACTCTGACATGAAGAGGGCCCTGGAGAAGCTCGATGGCACAGAAGTGAACGGTAGAAAGATCCGGCTCATCGAGGACCGGCCTGGAGCCAGACGCAAACGTTCTTATTCTCGCAGTCGCAGCCATTCCAG GTCCCGCTCCAGGAGCCGCAGGTCTCGCAAGAGCCGCAGCCGCAGTGAGAGCAGCAGTCGCAGCCGCTCCCACTCCAG GGCGGCGTCGAACTCCCGCAGCCGATCTCGTAGCAAGAAGAATAAGATAAAGagcaaaaaagaggaagaagagcgCAGCAACGGCGCTCCAAAGAACAAGGACCGCAGCAGGAGTCGCAGCCCCAAGAGCAAAAAGAGCAAGAAAGACgggaagaagaacaagaaggaCGACTCCAGGTCCAGATCTCGCTCCCGCTCCAGGTCTCGTTCTAGATCAGGGATTAAGGATCGCTCTAGAAAATCAGGCTCAAAGGGCCGTGCGCAGCCCAAGAGCGACGACGAGGGTGCCGAGCCTCAAAGGGGCTCTCGCTCCCGTTCACGCTCCCCTGCTGAATCCAAATCCAGAGCCAGGTCTAAATCAAAGTCCAAATCCAAATCACGTTCTCCCTCACCTGCCAAAGCCCGCTCCCGCTCCCGATCGGCCTCCCGTTCAGAGTCCCGCTCCAAATCCCGCTCCCAGTCTCGCTCGCGGTCTCGTTCCCGCTCTTAA